A stretch of the Pogoniulus pusillus isolate bPogPus1 chromosome 14, bPogPus1.pri, whole genome shotgun sequence genome encodes the following:
- the ANKRD46 gene encoding ankyrin repeat domain-containing protein 46 produces MSYVFVNDSSQTNVPLLQACIDGDFNYSKRLLESGFDPNIRDSRGRTGLHLAAARGNVDICQLLHKFGADLLATDYQGNTALHLCGHVDTIQFLVSNGLKIDICNHQGATPLVLAKRRGVNKDVIRLLESLEEQEVKGFNRGAHSKLETMQTAESESAMESHSLLNPNLQQGEGVLSSFRTTWQEFVEDLGFWRVLLLVIVIALLSLGIAYYVSGVLPFVENQPELVH; encoded by the exons ATGTCCTACGTGTTTGTTAACGACTCCTCGCAGACCAACGTGCCGCTGCTGCAGGCTTGCATCGATGGAGACTTCAACTACTCCAAACGGCTGCTGGAGAGCGGCTTTGACCCCAACATCCGAGACAGCCGGGGCCGAACCggcctccacctggctgcagccagggggaACGTGGACATCTGTCAGCTGCTGCACAAATTCGGTGCTGACCTCCTAGCCACTGACTACCAGGGTAACACAGCTCTTCACCTCTGCGGCCATGTGGACACCATCCAGTTCCTGGTGTCTAATGGGCTTAAAATTGATATCTG CAACCACCAAGGTGCAACACCGCTTGTTCTGGCGAAGCGAAGGGGTGTGAATAAAGATGTGATTAGGCTGCTGGAGTCTTTAGAGGAGCAAGAGGTGAAAGGATTCAACAGAGGAGCTCACTCCAAGCTGGAAACGATGCAGACTGCTGAAAGCGAAAG TGCCATGGAGAGCCATTCCCTCCTTAATCCAAACCTGCAGCAAGGTGAGGGAGTTCTCTCCAGTTTCCGCACGACATGGCAAGAGTTTGTGGAAGACCTGGGCTTCTGGAGAGTGCTGCTGCTCGTCATTGTCATTGCCCTGCTGTCCCTTGGCATCGCCTACTATGTTAGTGGTGTGCTCCCTTTCGTAGAAAACCAGCCTGAGCTGGTGCACTGA